One stretch of Armigeres subalbatus isolate Guangzhou_Male chromosome 2, GZ_Asu_2, whole genome shotgun sequence DNA includes these proteins:
- the LOC134215919 gene encoding kelch domain-containing protein 4 produces the protein MGKKDKNKKKGKGAEKTAMKTDKKLATKQKKLIAKLGEDDIESIVAKYETKETKSADLTESVCAPPSARVNFAICSHPDKEEIFINGGEFFNGQKTFVYGDYYCYNVAKNEWKVLKSSIGPAPRSGHQMVSVSTDGGQVWLFGGEFASPSQLQFYHYKDLWVYRVGKKQWEKINATNGPSARSGHRMVATKKKLFVFGGFHDNNSSYRYFNDIYFFSLENYTWTKVEASGTHPAPRSGCCMIANPEGKILIWGGYSKSNVKKEIDRGVTHADMFSLTLDKNDPKSLKWISVKPGGKRPPPRSGMSAVIAANGKAYTFGGVMDTEEDEEDVRGMFSNELHSLDPTSHTWRKLDLSTRKKPSKQQDTEMSEAEPVEEKTVMYDDGIFTMSVGGPAQSSSASKSEADTIDLGGPSPRMNSGIVVCKGILYIYGGLYESGSKQITLSDFYSIDLHKMDQWKTIIANSLTGNEWLGSDSEEGSSDEDDDESDDDDDDDDEDDSDDSSDMDTE, from the exons ATGGGcaaaaaagataaaaataagaagaaagggAAGGGAGCCGAGAAAACCGCAATGAAAACGGATAAGAAGTTGGCCACCAAGCAGAAGAAACTGATTGCTAAACTGGGCGAG GACGATATTGAATCAATTGTCGCTAAATACGAGACAAAAGAAACCAAATCTGCCGATCTAACAGAATCTGTGTGTGCACCGCCTAGCGCGCGAGTGAATTTCGCAATATGCTCGCACCCAGATAAGGAGGAAATCTTCATCAATGGTGGAGAATTTTTTAACGGTCAAAAAACATTCGTTTACGGAGATTACTATTGCTACAATGTCGCCAAGAATGAATGGAAGGTGCTCAAATCCTCAATTGGTCCTGCTCCCCGGAGTGGGCACCAGATGGTGTCGGTGTCCACAGATGGTGGACAAGTTTGGCTCTTTGGTGGCGAGTTTGCATCACCGTCACAACTGCAATTCTACCACTACAAGGACCTGTGGGTGTATCGGGTCGGTAAAAAGcaatgggaaaaaataaatGCAACGAATGGTCCCAGCGCAAGAAGTGGCCACCGCATGGTGGCAACCAAGAAGAAGTTATTCGTTTTTGGTGGCTTCCATGATAACAACTCCTCGTATCGATACTTCAACGATATTTACTTTTTCTCATTGGAAAACTATACGTGGACCAAAGTGGAAGCATCAGGTACGCATCCAGCCCCTCGTTCAGGTTGCTGCATGATTGCCAACCCGGAAGGCAAGATCCTTATATGGGGTGGCTATTCCAAATCCAACGTTAAGAAAGAGATCGACCGAGGCGTTACGCATGCCGATATGTTCTCGTTAACATTGGATAAAAATgatccaaaatctctcaaatgGATTAGCGTCAAACCTGGTGGAAAGCGCCCTCCTCCAAGAAGCGGAATGAGTGCCGTGATCGCCGCAAATGGAAAAGCGTATACTTTTGGAGGAGTTATGGACACCGAAGAAGATGAGGAAGATGTCCGCGGTATGTTTAGTAACGAGTTACATTCGCTTGACCCAACGTCACATACTTGGCGGAAGCTTGACCTTTCTACAAGGAAGAAACCTTCGAAACAGCAAGACACAGAAATGAGTGAAGCCGAACCAGTTGAAGAAAAAACGGTCATGTATGATGATGGAATTTTTACCATGTCTGTGGGCGGACCTGCGCAGAGTAGTTCGGCTTCTAAATCGGAAGCGGATACCATTGACCTTGGTGGACCTTCGCCTCGTATGAACTCCGGTATTGTTGTCTGTAAAGGAATTCTTTACATCTACGGAGGTCTGTATGAGAGCGGTAGTAAACAAATCACATTGAGTGACTTCTATTCAATAG ATTTACATAAAATGGATCAATGGAAGACTATAATTGCCAATAGCCTTACCGGTAATGAATGGTTGGGATCAGATAGCGAAGAAGGATCATCTGATGAGGACGACGATGAAtccgatgacgatgatgatgatgacgacgaggATGATTCCGATGATAGTTCAGATATGGACACTGAATAA